From Natrinema amylolyticum, the proteins below share one genomic window:
- a CDS encoding complex I subunit 1/NuoH family protein has product MTGGQITGATGELSELPAVPLQDTVLLPERIGELTGLDGFGLGGELLATFLAAFVIGNLMLAMTGVAGPWAKRKITAAFTDRIAVNRLGPAGLFIIIADAVRLLSKEMIIPENADRPAYDLAPIVVASSALLGFAVIPMGSGIHLADPEVGLAYVFAVSGIASLGLVMAGYASSNKYSLLGGLRAVAQNIAYEIPLVITGMSIVIFAGTLQMGEIVSAQAEPLFTVAGISIPSWYALVNPFAFVLFLVANFAEVGRNPFDTPEAPTEIVAGYQTEYSSVYFVLIYLGEFLHIFLGGAIIATIFLGGPAGPGPAALGIVWFIVKIWAVFFATQWLRSAVPRVRIDQLIEIGWKGLLVLSFANLVLTAVIVGLIA; this is encoded by the coding sequence ATGACCGGTGGCCAGATCACGGGTGCGACCGGCGAACTGTCCGAACTGCCGGCGGTGCCGCTACAGGACACGGTCTTGCTCCCCGAGCGGATCGGCGAACTGACCGGTCTCGACGGGTTCGGGCTCGGCGGCGAACTGCTCGCGACCTTCCTCGCGGCCTTCGTCATCGGCAACCTGATGCTCGCGATGACCGGCGTCGCGGGGCCGTGGGCCAAACGGAAGATCACCGCCGCGTTCACGGACCGGATCGCAGTCAACCGACTCGGGCCAGCCGGACTGTTCATCATTATCGCAGACGCCGTCCGGCTCCTGTCGAAGGAGATGATCATCCCCGAGAACGCGGATCGACCGGCCTACGACCTCGCGCCGATCGTCGTCGCGTCGTCGGCGCTGCTCGGGTTCGCCGTCATTCCGATGGGCAGCGGGATTCACCTCGCTGATCCGGAGGTCGGACTGGCCTACGTCTTCGCCGTCTCGGGGATCGCGAGCCTCGGACTGGTGATGGCCGGCTACGCGTCGTCGAACAAGTACTCGCTGCTCGGCGGGCTCCGCGCGGTGGCACAGAACATCGCCTACGAGATCCCGCTGGTCATCACCGGGATGTCGATCGTGATCTTCGCCGGCACGCTGCAGATGGGCGAGATCGTCTCGGCACAGGCGGAACCGCTGTTCACGGTCGCGGGAATTTCGATTCCGTCGTGGTACGCGCTGGTCAACCCCTTCGCGTTCGTCCTCTTTCTGGTGGCGAACTTCGCGGAGGTCGGCCGCAATCCGTTCGACACGCCCGAGGCACCGACCGAGATCGTTGCCGGCTACCAGACCGAGTACTCCTCGGTCTACTTCGTGCTGATCTACCTCGGGGAGTTCCTCCACATCTTCCTCGGCGGTGCGATCATCGCGACGATCTTCCTCGGTGGACCGGCCGGGCCCGGACCGGCGGCGCTCGGCATCGTCTGGTTCATCGTCAAGATCTGGGCGGTGTTCTTCGCGACGCAGTGGCTGCGCTCGGCGGTGCCACGCGTTCGGATCGACCAACTGATCGAGATCGGCTGGAAGGGACTGCTCGTCCTTTCGTTCGCTAATCTCGTCCTGACCGCGGTAATCGTGGGGCTGATAGCATGA
- a CDS encoding NADH-quinone oxidoreductase subunit J has product MNYELIAFALFAVVTLASAVGVVLMQDPWHSALLLGVALLSVAVHYVMLAAEFVAMMQVLVYVGGVLVLITFAVMLTQRDESDADTDADEVVQA; this is encoded by the coding sequence ATGAACTACGAGCTGATCGCGTTCGCGCTGTTCGCCGTCGTGACGCTGGCCAGCGCGGTGGGTGTCGTGCTCATGCAGGACCCGTGGCATTCGGCGCTCCTGCTTGGCGTGGCGCTGCTCAGCGTGGCGGTCCACTACGTGATGCTGGCGGCCGAGTTCGTCGCCATGATGCAGGTCCTCGTCTACGTGGGCGGGGTCCTCGTCCTCATCACGTTCGCCGTCATGCTGACCCAGCGCGACGAATCCGACGCTGACACAGACGCAGACGAGGTGGTACAGGCATGA
- a CDS encoding NuoI/complex I 23 kDa subunit family protein: protein MIGILKSMATTMKHALDGSTFTVEYPETAPDVSPRFRGVHKFSQERCIWCRQCENVCPNDTIQIVTNDQRQGEQYNLHIGQCVYCRLCEEVCPVDAILLTENFEFTADTKHDFVYNKEQLKAVPWYKDIDPLASREPDRGAWVGEGEGEVDYQ, encoded by the coding sequence ATGATCGGGATACTCAAATCGATGGCAACGACGATGAAGCACGCACTGGACGGCTCTACCTTCACGGTAGAGTATCCGGAGACCGCACCGGACGTCTCGCCGCGTTTCCGCGGCGTCCACAAGTTCAGTCAGGAGCGGTGTATCTGGTGTCGCCAGTGCGAGAACGTCTGTCCGAACGACACGATCCAGATCGTCACGAACGATCAGCGACAGGGCGAACAGTACAACCTCCACATCGGGCAGTGCGTCTACTGCCGGCTCTGCGAGGAGGTCTGCCCCGTCGACGCCATCCTGCTCACGGAGAATTTCGAGTTCACCGCGGACACGAAACACGACTTCGTCTACAACAAAGAGCAGCTGAAGGCGGTACCGTGGTACAAGGACATCGACCCGCTCGCCTCCCGCGAACCCGACCGGGGCGCGTGGGTCGGTGAAGGCGAGGGGGAGGTCGACTACCAGTAA
- the nuoK gene encoding NADH-quinone oxidoreductase subunit NuoK: protein MTVDVQYYVLLSMAVFCIGLFGVLTRRNALLFLMSVELMLNAANINLIAFAFYHGNLTGQLFALFTMALAAAEVAVGLGIILVLYRNFRDVDVTVPTTMRW, encoded by the coding sequence ATGACCGTCGACGTGCAGTACTACGTGCTGCTGTCGATGGCAGTGTTCTGTATCGGTCTATTCGGGGTGCTGACGCGTCGCAACGCACTGTTGTTCCTGATGTCCGTCGAACTCATGCTGAACGCGGCCAACATCAATCTGATCGCGTTCGCGTTCTATCACGGCAACCTGACGGGGCAGTTGTTCGCGCTGTTTACGATGGCGCTCGCTGCCGCCGAGGTGGCCGTCGGGCTCGGGATCATCCTGGTGTTGTACCGAAACTTCCGTGACGTCGACGTCACGGTTCCGACGACGATGAGGTGGTAA